The Cynocephalus volans isolate mCynVol1 chromosome 1, mCynVol1.pri, whole genome shotgun sequence region TGATGGCAGCCCTCCAGCAAAAAAAATGATGACAGAcattcatgcaaatggaaaaatgataaataaagtGCCAACAGTAAAGAAGGAACACTTGGATGACTATGGAGAAGCACCTATGGAAACTGATGGAGACCACGTCAAGCGAACCTGTGCTTCTGTGCCTGAACCTTTAAATTTAAATCCAAGTTTGAAACACACATTGGCACAATTCCACTTAAGTAGTCAGAGCTCTCTGGGTGGGCCAGCAGCATTCTCTGCTCGGTATTCCCAAGAAAGCATGTCACCTACTGTATTTCTGCCTCTTCCGTCTCCTCAGGTTCTTTCTGGCCCACTGCTCATCCCTTCTGATAGTTCCACAGAACTCACCCAGACAATGTTGGAAGGGGAGTCTATTTCTTGTTTTCAAGTTGGAGGAGAAAAGAGACTCTGTTTGCCCCAAGTCTTAAATTCTGTTCTTCGAGAATTTTCACTCCAGCAAATAAATACAGTATGTGATGAATTGTACATATATTGTTCAAGGTGTACTTCAGACCAGCTTCATATCTTAAAGGTCCTGGGAATACTTCCATTCAATGCCCCATCCTGTGGGCTGATTACATTAACTGATGCACAAAGACTATGTAATGCTTTATTGCGGCCACGGACTTTTCCTCAAAATGGTAGCGTACTTCCTGCTAAAAACTCATTGGCCCAGTTAAAGGAAACTGGCAGTGCCTTTGAAGTGGAACATGAATGCTTGGGTAAATGTCAGGGTCTGTTTGCACCCCAGTTTTATGTTCAGCCTGATGCTCCGTGTATTCAGTGTTTGGAGTGCTGTGGAATGTTTGCACCCCAGACATTTGTGATGCATTCTCACAGATCACCTGACAAAAGAACTTGCCACTGGGGCTTTGAATCTGCCAAATGGCATTGCTATCTTCATGTGAACCAAAAATACTTAGGGACACCTGaggaaaagaaactgaagataattttagaagaaatgaaagagaagtttAACATGAGAAATGGAAAGAGAGCTCAATCCAAGGcaagttttttaaaatagcaattttgttttatttttttatttttttttgtctttttcgtgactggcactcagccagtgaatgcaccggc contains the following coding sequences:
- the SKIL gene encoding ski-like protein, translated to MENLQTNFSLVHSSNKKLNGMGDDGSPPAKKMMTDIHANGKMINKVPTVKKEHLDDYGEAPMETDGDHVKRTCASVPEPLNLNPSLKHTLAQFHLSSQSSLGGPAAFSARYSQESMSPTVFLPLPSPQVLSGPLLIPSDSSTELTQTMLEGESISCFQVGGEKRLCLPQVLNSVLREFSLQQINTVCDELYIYCSRCTSDQLHILKVLGILPFNAPSCGLITLTDAQRLCNALLRPRTFPQNGSVLPAKNSLAQLKETGSAFEVEHECLGKCQGLFAPQFYVQPDAPCIQCLECCGMFAPQTFVMHSHRSPDKRTCHWGFESAKWHCYLHVNQKYLGTPEEKKLKIILEEMKEKFNMRNGKRAQSKTNTPSGMELQSWYPVIKQEVDHVDQTDSFLHPSYYLYMCDKVVAPNVSLTSAVSQSKEVTKTESSKSMSRQTEKAHSNGKHQKTVSYPDVSLEEQEKMDLKTSSHLDPSISNNSTSKKKSESTTCNLVRDTSKMGIGHGAAASSPFLVKDVICEDDKGKIMEEVMRTYVKQQEKLNSILQKKQQLQMEVEMLSSSKAMKELTEEQQNLQKELETLQNEHAQRMEEFYVEQKDLEKKLEQVMKQKCTCDSNLEKDKEAEYAAQLAELRQRLDHAEADRQELQDELRQEREARQKLEMMIKELKLQILKSSKNVKE